A single window of Rudaeicoccus suwonensis DNA harbors:
- a CDS encoding amino acid ABC transporter permease — protein sequence MSAATTEETLTGGEERPGRIHAHGVRHPWQWVAMVVIAVLMAMLVNSFVTNDKWDWAFVYRVMDYRPVLEGLVKGTIVCTIGSMVLGVVLGVLLAVMRLSSNPVLRGVAFVYTWFFRAVPRYVLLVIFGVGLLYLYPQLQFGVPFSKELGNFVGLSDGMTFATLDVRTISSGIIVGILGLGLSEAAYMAEIARAGLLSVDKGQDEAACALGMSRGTAMRRIILPQAMRVIVPPTGNETIAMVKDTSLLSAVPVTTELFFQANAVANSTYKVMPALVAALLWYLIVCSVLMVGQSYLERYFGRGFGATGPDKSMRARFASLRSGGGGM from the coding sequence ATGAGCGCCGCGACGACCGAGGAGACTCTGACAGGCGGCGAGGAGCGACCCGGCCGGATCCACGCCCACGGCGTACGGCACCCTTGGCAATGGGTCGCGATGGTCGTCATCGCCGTGCTCATGGCCATGCTGGTGAACTCCTTCGTCACCAACGACAAGTGGGACTGGGCGTTCGTCTACCGGGTCATGGACTACCGGCCGGTGCTCGAGGGGCTGGTCAAGGGCACCATCGTGTGCACCATCGGTTCGATGGTCCTCGGTGTGGTCCTGGGTGTGCTGCTCGCAGTGATGCGGCTGTCGTCGAATCCAGTGCTGCGCGGGGTGGCCTTCGTCTATACGTGGTTCTTCCGCGCTGTGCCGCGCTACGTGCTGCTGGTGATCTTCGGCGTCGGCCTGCTCTACCTCTACCCGCAGCTGCAGTTCGGAGTGCCGTTCAGCAAGGAGCTCGGCAACTTCGTCGGGCTGTCGGACGGTATGACGTTCGCGACTCTCGACGTCAGAACGATCTCCAGCGGCATCATCGTCGGCATCCTGGGCCTGGGCCTGTCGGAAGCGGCATACATGGCGGAGATCGCCCGGGCCGGGCTGCTGTCGGTCGACAAGGGCCAGGACGAGGCGGCCTGCGCGCTCGGCATGAGCCGCGGCACGGCGATGCGCCGCATCATCCTGCCGCAGGCGATGCGCGTCATCGTCCCGCCGACCGGCAACGAGACCATCGCGATGGTCAAGGACACGTCGCTGCTGTCGGCAGTGCCGGTCACGACCGAACTGTTCTTCCAGGCCAACGCGGTCGCCAATTCGACCTACAAGGTGATGCCCGCCCTGGTGGCCGCGCTGCTCTGGTATCTCATCGTGTGCTCGGTGCTGATGGTCGGCCAGAGCTATCTGGAGCGCTATTTCGGACGTGGCTTCGGCGCCACCGGCCCGGACAAGAGCATGCGCGCGAGATTCGCGTCGCTGCGCAGCGGCGGAGGTGGCATGTGA